The Zeugodacus cucurbitae isolate PBARC_wt_2022May chromosome 4, idZeuCucr1.2, whole genome shotgun sequence genome includes the window TCTGCatgcagtggaacttccataactcgaacttttgaattggcaattgcgtttagaaatcaaatttcatactaatttccttccataacttaaacttccttaactcgaagttctccataactcgaactcttgcattggcaatagaagtcaaattgcatacaaatttccttccctaaatcgaacttttcgaccacggcgtaatacaaaatttaaagttttactatcgaggcaggatTTTATAAGAGCCCCTGTATTATATGGAGGTGaacaaaatatgatattaaactTATGGATTTCACATACTCTGTCCAATACATAAAAAGGACGATTGCCCACAATCTGCGTCAATTGTCATGGAATAAGGCTCCTTAATATTGGATATAAAGTTCTGTCAAACGTATTGTGTGAAAAACTAAAGGCCACTGTCAACGACCTGgaacctggaaaatccaccatgaaccagatattcaccatgcgccaaaactTCGAATAGACCCATGAAAAGAATGTCggcacacaccaccttttcatcggtTTTAAAAGTACAATCGATTCGTCTTTGTAAATTGATGAGAAGGATCTATCTGtgctgttcgataccaaacgaggtttcagacaaagcCCTATCGTGTGGCTTTTTTATCCTGAAGCtcggaaaaaataatatgagttgAAAAGCTAAATAgtgaaggtacaatcttttTAAATAGTgaacagctgctggcgtacgccgatgaaattgatataattttactaGACTAGATAAAGCTCCCACGTCACTACagttgacagttataactttaTAGTTAACAGGTGggaacggcgaatatcgcagacgatgaaacgatgagctgtacgagttattcgacaacattgatatagttcagcgatGCATGTACCTATGTGTGGTTCTAATCGTATTGAAAATTATCAAAGCTTGTTGTGGTgtatattttatagtttcaattttattaatttttaatttcaggtTTTTGTTTTAGATAGTTTaattttatagtatttataCCTTTAATATGTctctattcatatttatatatacttaataatgattattatatgtataaggaTATTTATTTCATGTcagttttatacttttattttaattttgtttttgtgtattttttattttttttttgtttaataaaatattacatttatttaactatatatgactaatattaagataatacaattCATAGATGCGctgacttttttgttttgtttttgtttcttagcTTGCCTATTATATTGTATgaagatttttatttagtttgatcaacatttagttattttttttatagttgttTACGAACAAGCGAATATTTTAAACACACAAATTTCGGAAATATTCAACTAGATTTTTGcgcgtaaaatattttttattaagttagCATGAAACGTGAAAAGTACGTTGATGAATTTCACTACGAAGAcacatgaaatatttaatttgatatagTTTAAGTAACTTAAGTCAATTTCAACACGTAAGATAGAAGAATAAAACACTTTCGTTAATAAACATTGCAATTTAAAAGACATTTTCCGTAGTTTAGACACAAATTGTCAAATTCTTGCCAGACTTCGCTGCTCTCAAACTTAAGAAGATTTTCACTTGCACAAATGGAATGCAAAAATTTCGTTACGAGTACAATAGGATAACAGCTTACGCAATTATTGGCAAAATGAAcagattagaaatattttttttttaacaaaacaaaaaataatatctaaatatgtataaatgtgtgaTTAAAGCGTATGCGCATGTATGTGTGCAGAGTTTGTATGAAGCGCTTAAAATGTAGAttgtcaaaatgtaaacaataaacattagagtaataaacaaatagaaattaagtatgcatttatatttagGAAATTAGCAACAAAGCAATTTTCAAGTTTAACCATCCTCATTACTTTAAACATCCGAAAAGTTATATATTTAGCAAGCTAACAGTTAACAATGTAATGCAGTAAAACCAATGAAGGTGTTTTCAAACGGAGTTGGCAGAGATCTTTCACGCGAATTCCACAAATCATTTCAGCGCCAGGAATGTCACAGCATACTTGCACTACACCTGCAAGGTCGCCACTTAGATTTCGGAGTTATGCAACATAGTCCGGGgcgcacatacatatctagTGTGAAGTGAGCAGCGTTTGAGCGGCAGGACAATCCTGGTTTTGTCTGttcttatttttactttttcatttttgtttggcATTTGTCAACTTTTTTCTCTCTACAACGCTTCCAATGGTTTgcattttgctttgttttttgtttttgcttttgcagtCATTTCTACGCTATCACACATTGCTGTCTGTGCCCACGGCGCCGGTGAAGGAGAACGGTTGTGCGTTGTTCACAATGCTGGCGCGATCGTTCGTTGTGGCGCCCGTGGGTGTGCCCGCCAGGCCAGATTGTACAGCAGCTTGACGCATTTCATCGGCGGAAGCCCTAAGGAATGAGAAAATGCAATTAGTTATAAGTTCAAAAtgcatgaattaaaaaaaaaaaactaaaaaattaaatgtattaaaattattattaataaactaattaaatgtataaaataaaacatgcaCGCAGTTGTAGAAGttttataaggaaaatattacaatgtTTACTAAACACTAAAACACTATTTACTAACACTTTTACGAAAAAACTGAAAGTCTGCAAAATTATAACTGATATTTATAGAGGAAAACGCTATAGTACAGTACAATATCCGTAACTCGATGACACAttcatcttcatcatcatcttctttttatgtatttgacttttttttgtgtatatatttaaggCAATGgaagaatttaataataataataataatgaataaacCTAACCTCTAATAATctacataaaatttttgatttcgaataaatgcagtatttatgaatttatgaaatctactccatcagtttataatatttaaaggaTTAAAAATCTTTCCCtaacacttaaaaaatattgttttttttatgtagttttttgataaaagataaaaacatttgctaaaaatatttggcgacagttttttttttgtcgctttaaaatgctaatatttggttttgtgattttgattgagaaaaatataaaaataatattaatttggaCTTAACACTTGTAATCTAAAATTTTCTAATGATTTTTCGAGCTAAATTCAAGTTTCGAGTTTCCCAGGTTTCAAAAATTCCACTTACCTACGTGTATGATTTTGTTAATCAATTCCTCCCTTCCAATTCtagaattaatttattttttattttatcaaatcggactattattattattgtattgtacGATGTCTTACATGATATTTCAAGCAATTAGGAACAacaatttaaagtatttttttttttgttgggacAAActggaattaatatataattggttTGAAGACTTAGTACGCGGAGTAGCGACatccaattataaaacatttcccaaaCAAATTTACTACTATTTACTGGTGAATATAAATTATTCTCTAATCCAGCTGAAGACAcggaaatttcattcaaatcgatCCAGCCGTTTATGAAGAGTTTAGTGTAcagaagaattttatatatacatatataataacaataagcaacaatcgatatatgtatattactcgTATATAACTTTCAAAGGCGATATTGCTCACTAGTGGCTAGACCACTTAATTAATCAAATTCCATATATTTAATGGTAGACCGCTAAAGTACAGAGTATAAATCGAGTACAGTATTTTGACACGTTACTTCATAAACGGCAccaatgtttattattattattattagcttATTTAATAATAGCTTTCTTCCTAGTTTGTTCATAACATCATGTACCAATGATTGTTCTCCACTCCAAATAAGTAATGGAACTAAACCTTTtatcaaaacaataatttaacagTAATCtctagttttataatttttgtaaagtacacatttgatattgtaaaaaCAAAGGGCGTGCAAAAAAAGTTTCTattatctatataaataaatattaatggtaCTGATAATTCAATCATAAATTATTATGTATCGAAAAACACTTATAAAACTATCAATCACAGCTAATGAACAAAGTTGAAAGGAATAAAAAGAGTACAGTGCTGAGCAATAAATTAGTACTGTGTGAAACTACAAACAAATTAACACGAAATACCACACAATTATTTGGGAAATCATTTCTGccactacaacaataaaaactaaactgtttatattaaaaaaaaatgcgatAGTTGCCTTTTATTCTGACACTCTGTGGACCGTTACGTGGTTATCGCTGACAACTTCAATTGATGATTTCTTgtaatgtttttgtatttacgtGTTGTTTTTGTGGTGTGGTGTAAATTTGGCAGTATATTTAACATCTCAGTGTACCGCCAGCTTTCTTTTTGCCTACCAAGTGCTCTGTCTTTGTGTTCTTCAGGGTTGCTGCATGCTGACGACTTTCGAGGACGTATTCGAatcttaatactttttttttttgctgccaaTGAGCAACATTAATATACACCATGCTCATAAGCTTGCGTATTTCGAGTATGTATGTCAAAGCGATTCTTAAAACACCTAAATTAATACCTACGCACTAACTGTTTTGTTGCATAGtatttaattgttatattaaGAAACTTATTTTATGCCCATTTGAGTAAACACAACTAGATATTTGTCTAAACAGTACCTGAAACACACAaacgaaatttataaatttgataCCTAATTTCGGACAAGGATGAAAACGCGTATTCACATTTTAAAGTACATAAAATCAAgcgataaatacaaataaaataaaattataaactacAAATTTCTTGAATAATACACCGTTGCAAATTTTTGGAACACTCAGTTTGGTTATGGCGCACTTAGCCATAGTTTTTCCGAATGTGATTATTTCGGTTTAActgaaatttacatacatatgtaaagggtttttcaaaagggacgctacaaaagtagacagGGACAGCAAACGTCGCCATATTTTTCACGCTCTTTTAACATtactcttcagtaaggtttgccatttcatcatggaaaaacgatacgatccaacaacgagtcgaaattattaaaatttactacagaAATTCAAAGTCAATGGCTTCAACTATAAGAGctctacgtccaatttatggtcgttataatcgtcctgtcagatgaACAATTGAGAAAGACCCAAATCAGCGTCATTGGGCCATTCTTcatccgtgatgatcaagaccggcacgttactgtaaaTGGGGATCGCTACCGGTCActgataaccaaatatttttggaccgaattggatgatatggatttggaaaatatgtggtcccaacaggacggcgccacaagccacacagcgaatgtcacaatcttattgaaaaccaaatttggtgaacgtgttatctcacgaaattaCACAGTCTATTGGCCCCCTCGGTCGTCCGATTTGtagccgttagactatttccggTGAGGCTACCTCAAGTCTTTGtactatgccaacaagccagcaacGATCGATAAACcacgtacgaatatcgaacgtaaaATTGCATCAGTATCGGACGATTTATGATTGAAAACCGTTGAATGGTTTGAAAACCATGAAAGAAAAAGAACCCAAGACCATTCAGCTGCCTTCCTGCTTAACAGTTCTTTAAACACATTCGTCCTTGAGCCGTTCACCAGTTCTCCTCTTTATGTAGGAATtttattgatatcccaaacaaTTTGcgttttataaaaacatttgtagcgtttttattgaaaaacctttTATATGCAGTTAGAGAAAAgtctcagaaaaaaatttaattttaaaataataaaaaaagaaatttttaggTGTACATATAACCTAACTCGCACATAATAGTACCGTTAAATACTTTTCTAGAGCTTGTCCGCCTCTAATAGTGTTTGCATTTAatcatatacaattttattcacCACCTTACATACTTATATTCGAATATAAAGGTATGGCCTGCAAGCATAACGGCatcgtttaaaatttttcacgaaattaacacaatttagatttaaaaaatataccccTACTTAAAAACATTCGCAAATagaattcaaataatatttttctaactcacattaactgtattttttcacttttaagttatatataaattacaatatttcaatatttacttgTATCGATAAGTTTATGAACATCACACCAAAACCTTAAAACGCTTTTCTAAGTAACGATGCAACTTTCTAGCACTATTATATTACTATTAATATTtctctttacatacatatttgctttgttttcaaattttcttccacATTGTTTgcttatatgtacttatgtatgtacagcaTAATTCTATATGTACGCATTTATTGCTGCTTACGGAGATCATTTATTTAGTAGGCGCAgatatagcaataacaacaacaatttttttttatttatttcaattgatcTTCCTTCAacttttgtaaatatgtttatataacaaTTACTATTTATAAATGGAATGTTGTTGTCAACTGAGTATCTTGTTTAAGGTAATAATGGTCTTTTATTaactacaaatgtacatacatatttatattgatatatatatgtatattatatgcttgtgtgtttgtatcGCTTAACTTGCAATGAACGGAACAGAAAAAAATCTTATTCAGTTTATGCTGTTGTACATTAGTTTTATACCGCTACGCTACACTACCCTTTAATTTAAGATTTTGTTTATCTGGTGGGGCAAGCGACTATTTGAATTTCTAAACTCCTGCTCTCAATGAAAGAAAGCACCACAATTATATTGGCaaactaaatgaaatattttttgggacTGATTTGCTATGTATGCATAACTACAGCAGCGTGCACTAATGAGCATTTCTTAATTTAGTTGCTACGAATTGCTTATGTGGGACGCCAGACGTCTGGATCTTCCATTAATGTGATATGTTGATCGGTGCCCATTGGCATTTGGCCACCGTCCGGTGGCATTTGTGTGGGCGATGTTGCGGCTGCAGCCATATCCTCGCGCGATGCTCTAAAGCGCATGCGTAGTTGCATATATAAAAATCGATAATTGAGCAATATTTGAAAGTAAGGCGTATAAGGACGAGGAACGAATCGGTtgtgacaaaaaaataaaacaaggaCAGTTAAGAGGAGAAAGTATAGAGAATAAAGAGAAACATACATGTGATTAGTTGATTAGCGTTTAACAATTTGTTTaaaagagtgtgtgtgtggaaccTAATACAGCGGGCTTAAGCAGTACGTTACATTTCAGTTTAACCTTTCACCTATTATTTTGGTTACTATGTTTTACGCTAAACAtacataatacatttttattttgtaattatttgcttttttcaaGTTTGGAATTGTAATCAGAATAAAAAACACGATAAGTTAAAGATCATATACAAACTAGAAGATATGACAAAATGCCACAAATACAGCGAAAAGTTTAACATGAGCTTacacaaaatgaagaaaaatgtaataaaaataatcaaagaatgttgaaattaaattatattttagaaaaatgttaCAATTCCAAACTTGTACTACCTAACATTTAGCTGCACCCTGTACAATAATACTGCTATAACACttacaacacacacattttatttaagttttttatattaaaaatttgcactACTTACTTTCTGCCTAATCCCATGAGGCCATATATCACGCCAGTGCCAAATATAAGACCACATGCGAAAATACTACCTAGGCCAGGGCACAAAATTATTGGCGGAAGTGCGATGCTGTTGGGAAACAAATTATATGATAAATTTACAGACAAAATTAGAgagtaaaatattacaataatgcATAATTCATTTGCATACAACTTGTAGGTAAATACTTACGCGCAATAGAAGGCGGCACGATTCCATAAGGGGCGTGCTTCCACTTTATTGGATATATCATTTACATATTCTATGCAGAAGAAGCAACAGGGCGCTTCCAGTGCCATCACTACAAACCCAACCACCATTTGTATGATGCCCGAGATGAGGCAGGAAACGTTGAGCAGGAGTATGCCGACGACATTCCACAGACCAAATAGTATGCAGACTAAAATGGAAAATCTCATGTTCATATCAACTGattcaaaattatgaaaactatTTACTAAGAAATTGCAGGTGAACAAAAGAAATCGCTTCTCTGCACTTTCCgtttctttcttctttttacttttaaataacaacaaattaagcAGAAATCAAAAACACTCTCTtcgttaaaaatttcaaatttctaagCTGTTAAAAATGACATACTAAAATTGAGTTAACACTAAGCAACCATGGCGTGACTCATTTATTTGCTGTGTGGTTGATAGTGAAACGATCGTAATGAACTATTATTTACGGTGCTGATTTTATGTCACTTTGACATTTTAAGACAGTAACGGTGCATGTAACAGCTAACTATTTGTGGCGTTGATGAAgaagttgcatttgatttaccGACTTATTAGGCTCACATACTCCCTACACACTACAccaatacaacaacataaaagaaaactaaaacaaGAACGCCAAGCAATGGTAACACACCAGCTAAATAGACGCATCGCCGTACGAATGAACAAACTCACCGGCGATATTAAGAGCTTACTTAGTAGTGGAGCAATTGAACCGGTTTactgcatgttgtttatcgccTATGACTCGCTATTGCTACCGCTTGTTGTTCAAGCTTTGAGCAGAGTAAAACAAGTCTCACTGATAAAACTAAAATCAAATGCCGGCTACATGGTCACCCCCCCTCCCCCCAATAGTAATGAGGCGTAAGTCAAAGTATTTGTTCGCATATATTTAATGCAAGTACGCGTGAATGTTTGTTACCCAGAAGCCTTACAATAGCTCAATGGTAGATTAGGTAGCAATATGAtgtacaaattataaaaaaaatttaaagatatgCACATTTAATGCGAAATAAGATGAGTCAGCGCACAAATACAAGAAATCAGCTAATTTCTTGTTTAAATGTATGAACAAATGTTACGGATTAGACATTTCTAGCGCATACTTGTTGTAATCattgataattattttgttatcaGCACACtttgcgtacatacatatttaaacccATTATATTACTCCATCTTTTTTGCTTTGGTTCgttaaaagtaaagaagattCGTTTTTGATaaggtaaaaatatataacgtgAGTAAAAGTCGTGCATTAACGTacacaaatatatgcatatttaactctgaaagcaattttaatttgtgtatGAAGTTGGCAGAAAcagtagttacatacatatatatatatacactttgttggtttaattatatattagaaaGAAGTTTAGAAGATGACGGGCACTTCACAATTAAgtacaaatattgttgttgttatagtataaaacattccccaaataatttgaAGAATGCTGCCGATTGGACAGTTCTTTGCCGGATTAAAATCCGGGTCCGTCGCGGTTATGTAGAACCAACTGTCGTTTGCGTAAGTTTTCTGGTTATATTCATAGTTAATTTAACTTGAAAGCACTAGTTGCAATGGTTAAGCATTATTTTCACGTTATTTTAGTGTTAAATCTCGACACAaactaattacaaaaacattttaatcctggctcaatatttatgaatttcagtatatgaataataataatttctcagCACAATTTACGACTTTACTTTAGCACTTTTTTAGATAACACATTAATGTTCCTCCTAATCAATTGCACAGGTCGATGATCGGTTGATTAAAACATTCATTTCAATCTGCgatgttgaaaaatatatggTTAAGTTTGCAAACTACTTACAATAGATACTTTTTCCATATATatgtcacatacatatatcgaagGAGTCAGACGCATTTGCTCTAACATACTACAATTGTCATAACAAAGGcgcttaatttaatgaaatacacAATAACATTTTACATGTTCGTATGTATGAACGGAATTAGAAATACCATTTCTCTTAACTTTATTATTTACGTATCAGTACTGAGTAATATTGCATTTATACTATTACTAAAAATTTATGATCATGCATTCGTGATAATAaagttatattatacaatataaaaaaggaatatttaaaatacaatatcGCAATGGCATTCATAACGTATTTCAATATTGTATGTAAGTTAAATATGTTTCAATTGAGTAATTATGTAAAAGTGAACCAACTTCATTTCGAATATGAATTTAGTTATTATTTCCAAACTATTCGATTGatcaaaacaattaaattattcacaTGGCAATTTCCAAGTCGAGTCTtcggtacatatatatgtatgtattgagtGATTAACAACTGGAAAACATCTTACATTTCATTCGTAGGCGATAATATTTCTAGATTTACATCGGATGCAAATGATTACACCTacgtatacacatacatacgtgtatgtaTATCATACACGCATACTCAGTATATTCCATAATTTTTAttagtgaattaaaaaataaataaaaataaagcaagctCATCGTTTTGCTGTAGCATACAATATTAATTCTTTGTATAATATTTGTCGCAAACTTGACACCAAATATATGATAAAATGTCAGTTTAATACACCacatattttgtttctattgaTACAGGTTATTTTATCAGTGCCAGTATGTCTCTTGTAGCGGATAAATATGTGCGTATAGagatgaatacatacataattatgtatgtaaggAATACGTATTGAAATTCTTAGCTCTAGGTGGAGGTGGCGGCAGCAACATAAGTAGGTAGGGGATGCACAATCAACTCCCcagttttgtaattttaagtGCTACAAGCATACACATGAGGCTATGCAAATAAGAAACGTATAAAGATAACGGTAAATAATTGTATACAGCTGTATCTATTGAGTGTGAACTGCTTTGAAAAATCGATTAGAACACTACACATTCTGACATTATTTGTGACATCAAAAAGCGCAACATAACGACATAGGAAACAGCTGGGTTAGTTAAATACGCCCCCATAAGtctcatatttttcaatactacTTGTGCAGTCTTGaagcataaaattaataaaattacacgTGTGTTCA containing:
- the LOC105215888 gene encoding calcium channel flower isoform X2, whose translation is MSFAEKITGLLARPNQAEQMGGIDAPWYMKYGGRLLGIVGAFFCILFGLWNVVGILLLNVSCLISGIIQMVVGFVVMALEAPCCFFCIEYVNDISNKVEARPLWNRAAFYCAIALPPIILCPGLGSIFACGLIFGTGVIYGLMGLGRKASREDMAAAATSPTQMPPDGGQMPMGTDQHITLMEDPDVWRPT
- the LOC105215888 gene encoding calcium channel flower isoform X1; translated protein: MSFAEKITGLLARPNQAEQMGGIDAPWYMKYGGRLLGIVGAFFCILFGLWNVVGILLLNVSCLISGIIQMVVGFVVMALEAPCCFFCIEYVNDISNKVEARPLWNRAAFYCAIALPPIILCPGLGSIFACGLIFGTGVIYGLMGLGRKASADEMRQAAVQSGLAGTPTGATTNDRASIVNNAQPFSFTGAVGTDSNV